From the genome of Periplaneta americana isolate PAMFEO1 chromosome 15, P.americana_PAMFEO1_priV1, whole genome shotgun sequence, one region includes:
- the Atox1 gene encoding copper transport protein ATOX1, translated as MAAQVHEFKVEMTCGGCSSAVEKVLGKLKGQGVDKVDISLENQSVLVTSTLSADQLLEIIKKTGKTTSYIIQNLG; from the exons ATGGCAGCTCAG GTCCACGAGTTCAAAGTGGAAATGACATGTGGAGGCTGTTCATCGGCAGTAGAGAAAGTTCTTGGAAAACTAAAAG GTCAAGGTGTGGACAAAGTAGACATCTCTTTGGAAAACCAATCTGTACTCGTTACATCAACATTGTCAGCAGATCAACTGCTGGAGATCATCAAAAAGACTGGCAAGACAACATCTTAC ataatacAGAACCTCGGTTAG